The Populus trichocarpa isolate Nisqually-1 chromosome 11, P.trichocarpa_v4.1, whole genome shotgun sequence genome has a segment encoding these proteins:
- the LOC18102935 gene encoding LOW QUALITY PROTEIN: probable LRR receptor-like serine/threonine-protein kinase At1g29720 (The sequence of the model RefSeq protein was modified relative to this genomic sequence to represent the inferred CDS: inserted 1 base in 1 codon; deleted 2 bases in 1 codon), with amino-acid sequence MASYRSFHVNCGGPDVTSGSILYEGDVSIESDAAMIYSQKESNWGFSNTGDFMDDDGESPGYILRSNFSYLPMDTVYSTARRAAISLTYYGYCLENGMYTVKLDFAEIQFTDDESYRRVGKRFLDIYIQGKLEKKDFNIEEAANGSNKPYSKEFDATVTDNTLEIRLYWNGKGTTCIPKRGNYGPLISAITVCSGMPENLLSSLTQIVFLVMGVICWKFYFRDKFMRERDLKGLDLKTGSCTLRQLRAATNNFDSAGKIGEGGFGSVYKGKLSDGTLIAVKQLSPKSRQGNREFVNEIGMISGLQHPNLVKLYGCCIEGDQLLLVYEYMENNSLAKALFGSETSFLMLDWPTRYKICVGIARGLAFLHEESAIRIVLQILHRDIKGTNVLLDKDLSAKISDFGLAKLNGENTHISTRVAGTIGYMAPEHALWGYLTDKADVYSFGVVALEIVSGRSNSRHRTTNEFLGLLDWAHVLQKKGNLMEIVDPKLQSEFNKEEAERMIKLAXLCTNASPSLRPAMSEVVSMLEGQTSIQEMISDPSIYGDDLHSKHLKGHYQQVMNQSSKQHTRPLSSI; translated from the exons ATGGCAA GTTATCGTTCATTCCATGTAAACTGTGGTGGACCGGATGTAACCAGTGGGAGTATCTTGTATGAAGGTGACGTAAGCATTGAAAGTGATGCTGCTATGATTTATTCCCAAAAAGAATCAAACTGGGGATTCAGCAACACAGGAGATTTTATGGATGATGATGGCGAAAGCCCCGGATATATACTTCGTTCAAACTTCTCTTATTTACCAATGGATACGGTGTATTCTACAGCACGCAGAGCTGCCATCTCTCTCACTTATTATGGATATTGTCTAGAAAATGGGATGTACACTGTTAAACTCGACTTTGCTGAAATACAATTCACAGATGACGAATCGTACAGAAGAGTTGGAAAACGCTTTTTGGACATTTATATTCAG GGGAAACTAGAGAAgaaagattttaatattgaggAGGCTGCTAATGGATCTAACAAACCTTATTCTAAAGAATTCGATGCCACTGTGACAGACAATACCTTGGAGATCCGTTTATACTGGAATGGAAAAGGGACTACTTGCATTCCAAAAAGAGGAAATTACGGTCCTCTTATTTCTGCAATAACTGTATGCTCAggcat GCCAGAGAACTTATTGTCCAG CCTTACTCAAATTGTTTTCTTGGTAATGGGTGTCATTTGTTGGAAATTCTATTTTAGAGACAAGTTCATGAGAGAACGAG ATCTCAAGGGGCTAGATCTGAAAACTGGTTCCTGCACTTTGAGGCAGCTGAGAGCTGCCACTAACAATTTTGATTCCGCTGGCAAAATTGGAGAAGGTGGATTTGGCTCCGTATACAAG GGTAAATTGTCAGATGGAACTCTCATTGCTGTTAAGCAGCTATCTCCTAAATCCAGGCAAGGAAACCGAGAATTTGTGAATGAAATAGGCATGATATCTGGTTTACAGCATCCCAATCTTGTAAAGCTTTATGGATGCTGTATTGAAGGAGATCAGTTGCTTCTGGTGTACGAATACATGGAAAACAACTCCCTCGCCAAAGCACTTTTTG GTTCAGAAACAAGTTTTCTGATGCTGGATTGGCCAACAAGATATAAGATATGTGTTGGAATAGCCAGAGGTTTAGCATTTCTCCATGAAGAATCTGCAATCAGGATTGTT TTGCAGATTCTTCACAGAGACATCAAAGGTACAAATGTATTACTGGACAAAGATCTAAGTGCCAAGATATCAGACTTTGGACTAGCTAAGCTCAATGGAGAGAACACTCACATTAGCACTCGTGTTGCTGGAACCAT AGGATATATGGCTCCAGAACATGCGCTGTGGGGTTATTTAACAGACAAAGCAGATGTTTATAGTTTTGGTGTTGTTGCTTTAGAAATTGTCAGTGGAAGAAGCAATTCGAGGCACAGGACAACAAATGAATTCTTAGGTCTTCTTGACTGG GCCCATGTACtgcaaaaaaaaggaaatttaatGGAGATAGTGGACCCAAAGCTGCAGTCTGAATTCAACAAGGAAGAGGCTGAGAGGATGATCAAATTGG CTTTATGCACCAATGCATCTCCATCTCTAAGGCCTGCAATGTCAGAAGTGGTGAGCATGCTTGAAGGACAGACCAGCATCCAGGAGATGATCTCAGATCCTAGCATTTATGGTGATGATTTACACTCCAAACATCTCAAAGGCCACTATCAGCAGGTCATGAACCAGAGTTCAAAACAGCACACAAGACCTCTTTCCTCGATCTGA
- the LOC127903970 gene encoding NAD(P)H-quinone oxidoreductase subunit 2 A, chloroplastic-like: MISFSGNFQTNNFNEIFQFLILLCSTLCIPLSVEYIECTEMAITEFLLFVLTATLGGMFLCGANDLITIFVAPECFSLCSYLLSGYTKKDVRSNEATTKYLLMGGASSSILVHGFSWLYGSSGGEIELQEIVNGLINTQMYNSPGISFALIFITVGIGFKLSPAPSHQWTLDVYEGVRCYIVGSHPSETTSVIGASVDKKITLR; this comes from the exons ATGATTAGCTTTTCGGGAAATTTCCAAACGAACAATTTCAACGaaatctttcaatttcttattttactATGTTCAACTCTATGTATTCCTCTATCCGTAGAGTACATTGAATGTACAGAAATGGCTATAACAGAGTTTCTCTTATTCGTATTAACAGCTACTCTAGGAGGAATGTTTTTATGCGGTGCTAACGATTTAATAACTATCTTTGTAGCTCCAGAATGTTTCAGTTTATGCTCATACCTATTATCTGGATATACCAAGAAAGATGTACGGTCCAATGAGGCTACTACGAAATATTTACTCATGGGTGGGGCAAGCTCTTCTATTCTGGTTCATGGTTTCTCTTGGCTATATGGTTCGTCCGGGGGAGAGATCGAGCTTCAAGAAATAGTGAATGGTCTTATCAATACACAAATGTATAACTCCCCAGGAATTTCATTTGCGCTTATATTCATCACTGTAGGAATTGGGTTCAAGCTTTCCCCAGCCCCTTCTCATCAATGGACTCTTGACGTATACGAAGGAGTGCG ATGCTACATAGTTGGTTCTCATCCTTCAGAGACTACAAGTGTAATAGGAGCATCCGTCGACAAAAAGATCACCCTAAGATGA